One Amblyomma americanum isolate KBUSLIRL-KWMA chromosome 8, ASM5285725v1, whole genome shotgun sequence DNA window includes the following coding sequences:
- the Mhc gene encoding myosin heavy chain isoform X26 — translation MAEDPDPTEYLYVSLETKRKDQTKPYDGKKMVWVPDEKEGFILGNISSTKGDMVTVDCPGGERTVKKDILQQVNPPKYEKCEDMSNMTYLNDASVLHNLKQRYYVNLIYTYSGLFCVAINPYKRFPIYTRRVVEIYKGRRRTEVPPHVFAVSDGAYMDMLANRENQSMLITGESGAGKTENTKKVIAYFAHVGATSKKEEAAAKKDSKKGNLEDQVVQTNPVLESFGNAKTVRNDNSSRFGKFIRIHFGPMGKLAGADIETYLLEKARVISQQPAERSYHIFYQLMSGKLPGLKEKLLLSDDIHDYYFVSQGKTEIPGLDDGDEALATDTAFDVLGFTDEEKENIYKVTAAVMHFGCLKFKQRPREEQAEADGTEEGERVAHLLGLNAADLYKNLLKPRIKVGTEFVTQGRNITQVTASVGALSKAIFDRLFKWLVKRVNETLDTKQKRQHFIGVLDIAGFEIFDYNGFEQICINFTNEKLQQFFNHHMFVLEQEEYKREGIDWVFIDFGLDLQACIELIEKPMGVLSILEEESMFPKASDKTFEEKLKTNHLGKSPNFIKPKPPKPGQSEAHFAIVHYAGTVPYNLTGWLEKNKDPLNDCVVDQFKKGSNALLQAIFEDHPGLGGGDDKGGKGGRKKGSGFQTVSGLYREQLNKLMTTLRSTQPHFVRCIIPNETKSAGVIDSHLVMHQLTCNGVLEGIRICRKGFPNRMIYPDFKQRYAILAPNALPKGFVDARAATEKLLDAIKLDEGEYRLGFTKIFFRAGVLGRLEELRDERLGKIITMIQAAVRWYITKKHFQKLKEQRVALLVIQRNLRKFLQLRNWLWWKLYSKVKPLLSVARVEDELKALEEKLKKTQEALEKEEKLRKELEGQNVKVLQEKNDLFLQLEAERMGAGDVEERLNKALTQKGDLESQLQELQDRLQHEEDAHGQLSQTKKKLEGEISGLKKDIEDMELALQKAEQDKATKDHQIRNLNDEIQHQDELINKLNKEKKQLQEQNQKTAEDLQATEDKVNHLNKVKAKLEQTLDELEDSLEREKKARADLEKNKRKVEGDLKLAQEAVADLEKHKKEMDQNLQRKEKEMASLAAKLEDEQALVAKLQKQIKELQARIEELEEELEAERQARAKAEKQRADLAREIEELSERLEESGGATSAQVELNKRREAELAKLRRDLEESNLQHEQAMSNLRKKHNDSVAELSEQIDQLNKHKAKVEKERATLAAEVSDLQSLLDHSNKSQANAEKQVKQLEVQLADAQFKLDETNRTLNDLDGSKKKMGVENSELQRQLEEAESQVAQLNKIKASLATQLEEAKRQADEEARERAAILGKYRNLEHDLDNLRESIEEEQEAKADFQRQLSKANAEAQLWRSKYESEGLARLEELEEAKRKLHGKLQEAEEAMEQLNAKCSGLEKTKAHLQGELEDMSIEVDKANALAASLEKRQKSFDKVIAEWKAKVDDLAAELDASQKECRNYSTEVFKLRAAYEESQEHYEAVKRENKNLQDEIKDLMDQLGEGGRSVHELEKSRKRLEMEKEELQAALEEAEAALEQEENKVLRAQLELSQVRQEIDRRIQEKEEEFENTRKNHQRALDSMQASLEAEAKGKAEALRLKKKLESDINELEIALDHANKANAEAQKNLKKYQQNVKDLQTALEEEQRARDEAREQYASAERRCNALHGELEESRQLLEQSDRARRAGEAELSEMHETVNELSAQTASLSVAKRKLEGEMQALQADLDEVLNEAKQSEEKAKKAMVDAARLADELRAEQDHALQQEKLRKALEQQMKELQVRLDEAEAAALKGGKKIIQKLEQKVRELENELENEQRRHGDAAKNFRKSERRIKELQFQAEEDRKNHERMQDLVDKLQQKIKTYKRQIEEAEEIAALNLAKFRKVQQELEDAEERADMAENTLAKLRAKNRSSASAGRAMSPGLAAAPLRT, via the exons AGGACATTTTGCAGCAAGTGAACCCGCCAAAGTATGAGAAGTGCGAGGACATGTCCAACATGACGTACCTCAACGACGCGTCTGTGCTGCACAACCTCAAACAGCGATACTACGTTAATCTCATCTAC ACGTACTCGGGATTGTTCTGCGTCGCCATCAACCCCTACAAGCGCTTCCCCATCTACACCAGGCGCGTCGTGGAGATCTACAAGGGCCGCAGGCGTACGGAGGTGCCTCCCCATGTGTTCGCCGTCTCCGATGGAGCCTACATGGACATGTTGGCCA ACCGCGAGAACCAGTCTATGCTCATCAC CGGCGAGTCTGGTGCCGGTAAGACTGAGAACACGAAAAAGGTCATAGCCTATTTCGCGCACGTCGGTGCTACGAGCAAGAAAGAGGAGGCTGCAGCCAAGAAGGATTCCAAGAAG GGCAACCTGGAAGACCAGGTCGTGCAGACCAACCCCGTCCTCGAGTCGTTCGGTAACGCCAAGACCGTGCGTAACGACAACTCTTCGCGCTTC GGTAAATTCATCCGTATCCACTTCGGGCCCATGGGCAAGCTGGCCGGTGCTGACATTGAAACTT ATCTGCTGGAGAAGGCTCGTGTCATCTCTCAGCAACCAGCTGAGCGTTCGTACCACATCTTCTACCAGCTCATGTCAGGAAAGCTCCCTGGACTGAAGG AGAAACTGCTGCTCTCAGACGACATCCACGACTATTACTTCGTGTCTCAGGGTAAAACTGAGATTCCCGGTTTGGACGATGGCGACGAAGCCCTCGCCACCGAC ACTGCCTTCGACGTGTTGGGCTTCACGGACGAGGAGAAGGAGAACATCTACAAGGTTACGGCGGCCGTGATGCACTTCGGCTGCCTGAAGTTTAAGCAGAGGCCCCGAGAAGAGCAGGCCGAGGCCGACGGCACCGAGGAAGGCGAGCGTGTTGCCCACCTTCTGGGTCTCAACGCCGCTGACCTCTACAAGAACCTGCTCAAGCCTCGCATCAAGGTCGGCACGGAGTTCGTCACCCAGGGCAGGAACATCACACAG GTGACGGCCTCTGTGGGCGCCCTGTCCAAGGCCATCTTCGACAGGCTGTTCAAGTGGCTGGTCAAGCGTGTCAACGAGACGCTTGACACAAAGCAGAAGCGCCAGCACTTCATCGGTGTGCTGGATATTGCCGGTTTCGAGATCTTCGAC TACAACGGCTTCGAGCAAATTTGCATCAACTTCACCAATGAAAAGCTGCAGCAGTTCTTCAACCACCACATGTTCGTTCTGGAGCAAGAAGAGTACAAGCGTGAGGGCATCGACTGGGTCTTCATTGACTTCGGTCTTGATCTCCAAGCTTGTATCGAGCTTATTGAGAAG CCCATGGGTGTGCTCTCCATCCTTGAAGAGGAGTCTATGTTCCCCAAGGCCAGCGACAAGACCTTTGAGGAGAAGCTGAAAACCAATCATCTGGGCAAGTCGCCTAACTTCATCAAGCCCAAGCCACCGAAGCCCGGCCAGTCTGAGGCTCACTTTGCCATCGTCCACTATGCCGGCACT GTGCCGTACAACCTCACTGGCTGGCTTGAGAAGAACAAGGACCCCCTCAACGACTGCGTGGTTGACCAGTTCAAGAAGGGCTCTAACGCGCTTCTGCAGGCCATCTTCGAAGACCACCCCGGCCTTGGCGGTGGTGACGACAAGGGTGGAAAGG GTGGTCGCAAGAAGGGTTCTGGCTTCCAGACTGTGTCCGGTCTGTACAGG GAGCAACTGAACAAGCTCATGACCACCCTGCGCTCGACGCAGCCCCACTTTGTTCGATGCATCATTCCCAACGAAACCAAATCCGCAG GCGTCATCGACTCTCATCTTGTCATGCATCAGCTCACTTGCAACGGTGTGCTTGAAGGCATCCGTATCTGCCGAAAGGGCTTCCCCAACAGGATGATCTACCCAGACTTCAAGCAGCG ATACGCCATCCTTGCCCCTAACGCGCTCCCCAAAGGCTTCGTGGACGCTCGTGCCGCCACTGAGAAGCTGCTGGACGCCATCAAACTCGACGAGGGCGAGTATCGGCTCGGATTCACCAAG ATCTTCTTCAGGGCAGGCGTCTTGGGTCGCCTGGAAGAACTGCGTGACGAGCGTCTCGGCAAGATTATCACCATGATTCAAGCCGCTGTGCGCTGGTATATAACCAAGAAGCACTTCCAGAAGCTCAAGGAACAGAG GGTGGCGCTGCTGGTCATCCAGCGCAACCTCCGCAAGTTCCTCCAGCTGCGCAACTGGCTCTGGTGGAAGCTGTACAGCAAG GTCAAGCCCCTGCTGTCCGTCGCCCGCGTGGAAGACGAGCTCAAGGCGCTCGAAGAGAAGCTCAAGAAGACACAGGAGGCCCTGGAGAAGGAAGAGAAGTTGCGCAAGGAGCTTGAGGGCCAGAACGTCAAAGTGCTGCAGGAGAAGAACGACCTGTTCCTGCagctcgaggctgagcgcatggGCGCCGGCGACGTCGAGGAACGCCTGAACAAGGCCCTCACGCAGAAGGGAGACCTTGAGAGCCAACTGCAGGAGCTGCAGGACCGGCTCCAGCACGAGGAGGATGCGCACGGCCAGCTCTCTCAGACCAAGAAGAAGCTCGAGGGCGAGATTTCCGGCCTCAAGAAGGACATCGAGGACATGGAGCTGGCACTGCAGAAGGCGGAGCAGGACAAGGCCACCAAGGACCACCAGATCCGCAACCTCAACGACGAGATCCAGCACCAGGACGAGCTCATCAACAAGCTCAACAAGGAGAAGAAGCAGTTGCAGGAGCAGAACCAGAAGACCGCCGAAGACCTCCAGGCCACCGAGGACAAGGTGAACCACCTGAACAAGGTCAAGGCCAAGCTGGAGCAGACGCTCGACGAGCTGGAGGACTCGCTGGAACGCGAAAAGAAGGCCCGCGCCGACCTCGAGAAGAACAAGCGCAAGGTTGAGGGAGACCTCAAGCTCGCCCAGGAGGCCGTCGCCGATCTCGAGAAGCACAAGAAAGAGATGGACCAGAACTTGCAGCGCAAGGAGAAGGAGATGGCTAGCCTGGCCGCGAAGCTGGAGGATGAGCAGGCGCTGGTCGCCAAGCTGCAGAAGCAGATCAAGGAACTCCAG GCCCGCATCGAGGAGCTCGAAGAGGAGCTGGAAGCTGAACGCCAGGCTCGGGCCAAG GCTGAGAAGCAGCGCGCCGACCTCGCTCGCGAGATTGAAGAGCTGAGCGAGCGGCTCGAGGAGTCGGGTGGAGCCACGTCGGCCCAGGTAGAGCTGAACAAGCGCCGCGAAGCCGAGCTCGCCAAGCTGAGGCGCGACCTCGAAGAGTCCAACCTTCAGCATGAGCAGGCCATGTCCAACCTGCGCAAGAAGCACAACGACTCGGTCGCCGAGCTCTCCGAGCAGATCGACCAGCTCAACAAGCACAAGGCCAA AGTTGAAAAGGAGCGTGCCACCCTGGCTGCCGAAGTGTCCGACCTCCAATCCCTCCTGGACCACAGCAACAAGTCACAG GCTAACGCTGAGAAGCAGGTGAAGCAACTGGAGGTGCAGCTCGCGGACGCCCAGTTCAAGCTGGACGAGACCAACCGCACGCTGAACGACCTGGATGGCTCCAAGAAGAAGATGGGCGTCGAGAACAGCGAGCTCCAGCGGCAGCTTGAGGAGGCCGAATCTCAAGTGGCGCAGCTCAACAAGATCAAGGCTTCGCTGGCGACGCAGCTTGAGGAAGCCAAGCGCCAGGCCGACGAGGAGGCACGG GAGCGCGCTGCCATCCTTGGCAAGTACCGCAACCTGGAGCACGACCTGGACAACCTGCGCGAGAGCATCGAAGAGGAACAGGAAGCCAAGGCCGACTTCCAGCGCCAGCTCAGCAAGGCCAACGCCGAGGCTCAGCTCTGGCGCTCCAAGTACGAGAGCGAGGGTCTGGCGCGCCTGGAGGAACTCGAGGAGGCCAA GCGCAAGCTGCATGGCAAGCTCCAGGAGGCTGAGGAGGCCATGGAGCAGCTGAACGCCAAGTGCAGCGGCCTCGAGAAGACCAAGGCGCACCTGCAGGGAGAGCTGGAGGACATGTCCATCGAAGTGGACAAGGCCAACGCTCTCGCCGCCTCTCTCGAGAAGCGCCAGAAGTCATTCGACAAG GTCATCGCCGAATGGAAGGCCAAGGTTGACGACCTCGCCGCCGAGCTCGACGCGTCGCAGAAAGAATGCCGAAACTACTCCACCGAGGTGTTCAAGCTGCGCGCCGCGTACGAGGAGAGCCAGGAGCACTACGAGGCAGTTAAGCGCGAGAACAAGAACCTCCAGGACGAGATCAAGGACCTGATGGACCAGCTTGGTGAGGGTGGCCGAAGCGTGCACGAGCTCGAGAAGTCTCGCAAGAGGCTCGAGATGGAGAAGGAGGAACTGCAGGCTGCGCTCGAAGAGGCCGAGGCTGCGCTTGAGCAGGAGGAGAACAAG GTGCTGCGCGCCCAGCTCGagctgtcgcaggtgcggcaggAGATCGACCGGCGCATCCAGGAGAAGGAGGAAGAATTCGAGAACACTCGAAAGAACCACCAGCGGGCTCTGGACTCCATGCAGGCCAGTCTCGAGGCCGAGGCTAAGGGCAAAGCCGAGGCGCTGAGGCTCAAGAAGAAGCTGGAGAGCGACATCAACGAGCTCGAGATTGCCCTCGACCACGCCAACAAGGCCAACGCCGAGGCGCAGAAGAACCTCAAGAAGTACCAGCAGAACGTCAAGGACCTGCAGACCGCCCTCGAGGAAGAACAGCGTGCCCGCGACGAAGCCCGTGAGCAGTACGCGTCGGCTGAGCGCCGTTGCAACGCTCTTCACGGCGAGCTGGAGGAGAGTCGCCAGCTGCTGGAACAGTCTGACCGCGCCCGCCGCGCCGGTGAAGCCGAGCTCAGCGAGATGCACGAGACAGTCAACGAGCTGTCGGCTCAGACCGCCTCTCTGTCGGTGGCCAAGAGGAAGCTCGAGGGAGAAATGCAGGCTCTCCAG GCTGACCTGGACGAGGTGCTCAACGAGGCCAAGCAGTCGGAGGAGAAGGCCAAGAAGGCGATGGTGGACGCTGCCCGCCTGGCTGACGAGCTGCGCGCCGAGCAGGACCACGCCCTGCAACAGGAGAAGCTGCGCAAGGCTCTCGAGCAGCAGATGAAGGAGCTCCAGGTGCGCCTGGACGAAGCCGAGGCCGCGGCTCTCAAGGGCGGCAAGAAGATCATCCAGAAGCTGGAACAGAAGGTGCGCGAGCTCGAGAACGAGCTGGAGAACGAGCAACGCCGGCACGGAGACGCCGCCAAGAACTTCCGCAAGAGCGAGCGCCGCATCAAGGAGCTCCAGTTCCAG GCCGAAGAGGACCGCAAGAACCACGAGCGCATGCAAGACCTGGTGGACAAGCTCCAGCAGAAGATCAAGACGTACAAGCGCCAGATCGAGGAGGCCGAGGAGATCGCGGCTCTCAACCTGGCCAAGTTCCGCAAGGTGCAGCAGGAGCTGGAGGACGCCGAGGAGCGCGCCGACATGGCCGAGAACACGCTCGCCAAGCTGCGCGCCAAGAACCGCAGCTCCGCGTCCGCTGGCCGTGCCATGTCGCCCGGACTGGCCGCCGCGCCCCTCCGGACCTAA
- the Mhc gene encoding myosin heavy chain isoform X4, with product MAEDPDPTEYLYVSLETKRKDQTKPYDGKKMVWVPDEKEGFILGNISSTKGDMVTVDCPGGERTVKKDLLQQVNPPKYEKCEDMSSLTYLNDASVLHNLKERYYVNLIYTYSGLFCVAINPYKRFPIYTRRVVEIYKGRRRTEVPPHVFAVSDGAYMDMLANRENQSMLITGESGAGKTENTKKVIAYFAHVGATSKKEEAAAKKDSKKGNLEDQVVQTNPVLESFGNAKTVRNDNSSRFGKFIRIHFGPMGKLAGADIETYLLEKARVISQQPAERSYHIFYQLMSGKLPGLKEKLLLTNNINDYHFVSQGKTSIPGVDDAEEFQVTDTAFDVLGFTDEEKENIYKVTAAVMHFGCLKFKQRPREEQAEADGTEEGERVAHLLGLNAADLYKNLLKPRIKVGTEFVTQGRNITQVTASVGALSKAIFDRLFKWLVKRVNETLDTKQKRQHFIGVLDIAGFEIFDFNSFEQLCINFTNEKLQQFFNHHMFVLEQEEYKREGIEWEFIDFGLDLQACIELIEKPMGVLSILEEESMFPKASDKTFEEKLKTNHLGKSPNFIKPKPPKPGQSEAHFAIVHYAGTVPYNLTGWLEKNKDPLNDCVVDQFKKGSNALLQAIFEDHPGLGGGDDKGGKGGRKKGSGFQTVSGLYREQLNKLMTTLRSTQPHFVRCIIPNETKSAGVIDSHLVMHQLTCNGVLEGIRICRKGFPNRMIYPDFKQRYTILAPNAVPKGFVDAKHCAEKVIEAIQLDNNDFRFGHSKIFFRAGVLGRLEELRDERLGKIITMIQAAVRWYITKKHFQKLKEQRVALLVIQRNLRKFLQLRNWLWWKLYSKVKPLLSVARVEDELKALEEKLKKTQEALEKEEKLRKELEGQNVKVLQEKNDLFLQLEAERMGAGDVEERLNKALTQKGDLESQLQELQDRLQHEEDAHGQLSQTKKKLEGEISGLKKDIEDMELALQKAEQDKATKDHQIRNLNDEIQHQDELINKLNKEKKQLQEQNQKTAEDLQATEDKVNHLNKVKAKLEQTLDELEDSLEREKKARADLEKNKRKVEGDLKLAQEAVADLEKHKKEMDQNLQRKEKEMASLAAKLEDEQALVAKLQKQIKELQARIEELEEELEAERQARAKAEKQRADLAREIEELSERLEESGGATSAQVELNKRREAELAKLRRDLEESNLQHEQAMSNLRKKHNDSVAELSEQIDQLNKHKAKVEKERATLAAEVSDLQSLLDHSNKSQANAEKQVKQLEVQLADAQFKLDETNRTLNDLDGSKKKMGVENSELQRQLEEAESQVAQLNKIKASLATQLEEAKRQADEEARERAAILGKYRNLEHDLDNLRESIEEEQEAKADFQRQLSKANAEAQLWRSKYESEGLARLEELEEAKRKLHGKLQEAEEAMEQLNAKCSGLEKTKAHLQGELEDMSIEVDKANALAASLEKRQKSFDKVIAEWKAKVDDLAAELDASQKECRNYSTEVFKLRAAYEESQEHYEAVKRENKNLQDEIKDLMDQLGEGGRSVHELEKSRKRLEMEKEELQAALEEAEAALEQEENKVLRAQLELSQVRQEIDRRIQEKEEEFENTRKNHQRALDSMQASLEAEAKGKAEALRLKKKLESDINELEIALDHANKANAEAQKNLKKYQQNVKDLQTALEEEQRARDEAREQYASAERRCNALHGELEESRQLLEQSDRARRAGEAELSEMHETVNELSAQTASLSVAKRKLEGEMQALQADLDEVLNEAKQSEEKAKKAMVDAARLADELRAEQDHALQQEKLRKALEQQMKELQVRLDEAEAAALKGGKKIIQKLEQKVRELENELENEQRRHGDAAKNFRKSERRIKELQFQAEEDRKNHERMQDLVDKLQQKIKTYKRQIEEAEEIAALNLAKFRKVQQELEDAEERADMAENTLAKLRAKNRSSASAGRAMSPGLAAAPLRT from the exons ACGTACTCGGGATTGTTCTGCGTCGCCATCAACCCCTACAAGCGCTTCCCCATCTACACCAGGCGCGTCGTGGAGATCTACAAGGGCCGCAGGCGTACGGAGGTGCCTCCCCATGTGTTCGCCGTCTCCGATGGAGCCTACATGGACATGTTGGCCA ACCGCGAGAACCAGTCTATGCTCATCAC CGGCGAGTCTGGTGCCGGTAAGACTGAGAACACGAAAAAGGTCATAGCCTATTTCGCGCACGTCGGTGCTACGAGCAAGAAAGAGGAGGCTGCAGCCAAGAAGGATTCCAAGAAG GGCAACCTGGAAGACCAGGTCGTGCAGACCAACCCCGTCCTCGAGTCGTTCGGTAACGCCAAGACCGTGCGTAACGACAACTCTTCGCGCTTC GGTAAATTCATCCGTATCCACTTCGGGCCCATGGGCAAGCTGGCCGGTGCTGACATTGAAACTT ATCTGCTGGAGAAGGCTCGTGTCATCTCTCAGCAACCAGCTGAGCGTTCGTACCACATCTTCTACCAGCTCATGTCAGGAAAGCTCCCTGGACTGAAGG AGAAACTGCTCCTTACCAACAACATCAACGACTACCATTTCGTGTCCCAGGGTAAGACTAGCATCCCCGGCGTTGACGACGCCGAAGAGTTCCAGGTCACCGAC ACTGCCTTCGACGTGTTGGGCTTCACGGACGAGGAGAAGGAGAACATCTACAAGGTTACGGCGGCCGTGATGCACTTCGGCTGCCTGAAGTTTAAGCAGAGGCCCCGAGAAGAGCAGGCCGAGGCCGACGGCACCGAGGAAGGCGAGCGTGTTGCCCACCTTCTGGGTCTCAACGCCGCTGACCTCTACAAGAACCTGCTCAAGCCTCGCATCAAGGTCGGCACGGAGTTCGTCACCCAGGGCAGGAACATCACACAG GTGACGGCCTCTGTGGGCGCCCTGTCCAAGGCCATCTTCGACAGGCTGTTCAAGTGGCTGGTCAAGCGTGTCAACGAGACGCTTGACACAAAGCAGAAGCGCCAGCACTTCATCGGTGTGCTGGATATTGCCGGTTTCGAGATCTTCGAC TTCAATAGCTTTGAGCAGCTCTGCATCAACTTCACCAACGAAAAGCTGCAGCAGTTCTTCAACCATCACATGTTCGTTCTTGAGCAAGAAGAGTACAAGCGCGAGGGAATCGAATGGGAATTCATCGACTTTGGCCTCGACCTGCAAGCGTGTATCGAGCTCATTGAGAAG CCCATGGGTGTGCTCTCCATCCTTGAAGAGGAGTCTATGTTCCCCAAGGCCAGCGACAAGACCTTTGAGGAGAAGCTGAAAACCAATCATCTGGGCAAGTCGCCTAACTTCATCAAGCCCAAGCCACCGAAGCCCGGCCAGTCTGAGGCTCACTTTGCCATCGTCCACTATGCCGGCACT GTGCCGTACAACCTCACTGGCTGGCTTGAGAAGAACAAGGACCCCCTCAACGACTGCGTGGTTGACCAGTTCAAGAAGGGCTCTAACGCGCTTCTGCAGGCCATCTTCGAAGACCACCCCGGCCTTGGCGGTGGTGACGACAAGGGTGGAAAGG GTGGTCGCAAGAAGGGTTCTGGCTTCCAGACTGTGTCCGGTCTGTACAGG GAGCAACTGAACAAGCTCATGACCACCCTGCGCTCGACGCAGCCCCACTTTGTTCGATGCATCATTCCCAACGAAACCAAATCCGCAG GCGTCATCGACTCTCATCTTGTCATGCATCAGCTCACTTGCAACGGTGTGCTTGAAGGCATCCGTATCTGCCGAAAGGGCTTCCCCAACAGGATGATCTACCCAGACTTCAAGCAGCG ATACACGATCTTGGCTCCCAACGCCGTCCCCAAGGGCTTCGTTGATGCGAAACACTGCGCCGAAAAGGTCATCGAGGCCATTCAGCTCGATAACAACGATTTCCGCTTCGGACACAGCAAG ATCTTCTTCAGGGCAGGCGTCTTGGGTCGCCTGGAAGAACTGCGTGACGAGCGTCTCGGCAAGATTATCACCATGATTCAAGCCGCTGTGCGCTGGTATATAACCAAGAAGCACTTCCAGAAGCTCAAGGAACAGAG GGTGGCGCTGCTGGTCATCCAGCGCAACCTCCGCAAGTTCCTCCAGCTGCGCAACTGGCTCTGGTGGAAGCTGTACAGCAAG GTCAAGCCCCTGCTGTCCGTCGCCCGCGTGGAAGACGAGCTCAAGGCGCTCGAAGAGAAGCTCAAGAAGACACAGGAGGCCCTGGAGAAGGAAGAGAAGTTGCGCAAGGAGCTTGAGGGCCAGAACGTCAAAGTGCTGCAGGAGAAGAACGACCTGTTCCTGCagctcgaggctgagcgcatggGCGCCGGCGACGTCGAGGAACGCCTGAACAAGGCCCTCACGCAGAAGGGAGACCTTGAGAGCCAACTGCAGGAGCTGCAGGACCGGCTCCAGCACGAGGAGGATGCGCACGGCCAGCTCTCTCAGACCAAGAAGAAGCTCGAGGGCGAGATTTCCGGCCTCAAGAAGGACATCGAGGACATGGAGCTGGCACTGCAGAAGGCGGAGCAGGACAAGGCCACCAAGGACCACCAGATCCGCAACCTCAACGACGAGATCCAGCACCAGGACGAGCTCATCAACAAGCTCAACAAGGAGAAGAAGCAGTTGCAGGAGCAGAACCAGAAGACCGCCGAAGACCTCCAGGCCACCGAGGACAAGGTGAACCACCTGAACAAGGTCAAGGCCAAGCTGGAGCAGACGCTCGACGAGCTGGAGGACTCGCTGGAACGCGAAAAGAAGGCCCGCGCCGACCTCGAGAAGAACAAGCGCAAGGTTGAGGGAGACCTCAAGCTCGCCCAGGAGGCCGTCGCCGATCTCGAGAAGCACAAGAAAGAGATGGACCAGAACTTGCAGCGCAAGGAGAAGGAGATGGCTAGCCTGGCCGCGAAGCTGGAGGATGAGCAGGCGCTGGTCGCCAAGCTGCAGAAGCAGATCAAGGAACTCCAG GCCCGCATCGAGGAGCTCGAAGAGGAGCTGGAAGCTGAACGCCAGGCTCGGGCCAAG GCTGAGAAGCAGCGCGCCGACCTCGCTCGCGAGATTGAAGAGCTGAGCGAGCGGCTCGAGGAGTCGGGTGGAGCCACGTCGGCCCAGGTAGAGCTGAACAAGCGCCGCGAAGCCGAGCTCGCCAAGCTGAGGCGCGACCTCGAAGAGTCCAACCTTCAGCATGAGCAGGCCATGTCCAACCTGCGCAAGAAGCACAACGACTCGGTCGCCGAGCTCTCCGAGCAGATCGACCAGCTCAACAAGCACAAGGCCAA AGTTGAAAAGGAGCGTGCCACCCTGGCTGCCGAAGTGTCCGACCTCCAATCCCTCCTGGACCACAGCAACAAGTCACAG GCTAACGCTGAGAAGCAGGTGAAGCAACTGGAGGTGCAGCTCGCGGACGCCCAGTTCAAGCTGGACGAGACCAACCGCACGCTGAACGACCTGGATGGCTCCAAGAAGAAGATGGGCGTCGAGAACAGCGAGCTCCAGCGGCAGCTTGAGGAGGCCGAATCTCAAGTGGCGCAGCTCAACAAGATCAAGGCTTCGCTGGCGACGCAGCTTGAGGAAGCCAAGCGCCAGGCCGACGAGGAGGCACGG GAGCGCGCTGCCATCCTTGGCAAGTACCGCAACCTGGAGCACGACCTGGACAACCTGCGCGAGAGCATCGAAGAGGAACAGGAAGCCAAGGCCGACTTCCAGCGCCAGCTCAGCAAGGCCAACGCCGAGGCTCAGCTCTGGCGCTCCAAGTACGAGAGCGAGGGTCTGGCGCGCCTGGAGGAACTCGAGGAGGCCAA GCGCAAGCTGCATGGCAAGCTCCAGGAGGCTGAGGAGGCCATGGAGCAGCTGAACGCCAAGTGCAGCGGCCTCGAGAAGACCAAGGCGCACCTGCAGGGAGAGCTGGAGGACATGTCCATCGAAGTGGACAAGGCCAACGCTCTCGCCGCCTCTCTCGAGAAGCGCCAGAAGTCATTCGACAAG GTCATCGCCGAATGGAAGGCCAAGGTTGACGACCTCGCCGCCGAGCTCGACGCGTCGCAGAAAGAATGCCGAAACTACTCCACCGAGGTGTTCAAGCTGCGCGCCGCGTACGAGGAGAGCCAGGAGCACTACGAGGCAGTTAAGCGCGAGAACAAGAACCTCCAGGACGAGATCAAGGACCTGATGGACCAGCTTGGTGAGGGTGGCCGAAGCGTGCACGAGCTCGAGAAGTCTCGCAAGAGGCTCGAGATGGAGAAGGAGGAACTGCAGGCTGCGCTCGAAGAGGCCGAGGCTGCGCTTGAGCAGGAGGAGAACAAG GTGCTGCGCGCCCAGCTCGagctgtcgcaggtgcggcaggAGATCGACCGGCGCATCCAGGAGAAGGAGGAAGAATTCGAGAACACTCGAAAGAACCACCAGCGGGCTCTGGACTCCATGCAGGCCAGTCTCGAGGCCGAGGCTAAGGGCAAAGCCGAGGCGCTGAGGCTCAAGAAGAAGCTGGAGAGCGACATCAACGAGCTCGAGATTGCCCTCGACCACGCCAACAAGGCCAACGCCGAGGCGCAGAAGAACCTCAAGAAGTACCAGCAGAACGTCAAGGACCTGCAGACCGCCCTCGAGGAAGAACAGCGTGCCCGCGACGAAGCCCGTGAGCAGTACGCGTCGGCTGAGCGCCGTTGCAACGCTCTTCACGGCGAGCTGGAGGAGAGTCGCCAGCTGCTGGAACAGTCTGACCGCGCCCGCCGCGCCGGTGAAGCCGAGCTCAGCGAGATGCACGAGACAGTCAACGAGCTGTCGGCTCAGACCGCCTCTCTGTCGGTGGCCAAGAGGAAGCTCGAGGGAGAAATGCAGGCTCTCCAG GCTGACCTGGACGAGGTGCTCAACGAGGCCAAGCAGTCGGAGGAGAAGGCCAAGAAGGCGATGGTGGACGCTGCCCGCCTGGCTGACGAGCTGCGCGCCGAGCAGGACCACGCCCTGCAACAGGAGAAGCTGCGCAAGGCTCTCGAGCAGCAGATGAAGGAGCTCCAGGTGCGCCTGGACGAAGCCGAGGCCGCGGCTCTCAAGGGCGGCAAGAAGATCATCCAGAAGCTGGAACAGAAGGTGCGCGAGCTCGAGAACGAGCTGGAGAACGAGCAACGCCGGCACGGAGACGCCGCCAAGAACTTCCGCAAGAGCGAGCGCCGCATCAAGGAGCTCCAGTTCCAG GCCGAAGAGGACCGCAAGAACCACGAGCGCATGCAAGACCTGGTGGACAAGCTCCAGCAGAAGATCAAGACGTACAAGCGCCAGATCGAGGAGGCCGAGGAGATCGCGGCTCTCAACCTGGCCAAGTTCCGCAAGGTGCAGCAGGAGCTGGAGGACGCCGAGGAGCGCGCCGACATGGCCGAGAACACGCTCGCCAAGCTGCGCGCCAAGAACCGCAGCTCCGCGTCCGCTGGCCGTGCCATGTCGCCCGGACTGGCCGCCGCGCCCCTCCGGACCTAA